From a region of the Panicum virgatum strain AP13 chromosome 2K, P.virgatum_v5, whole genome shotgun sequence genome:
- the LOC120679635 gene encoding auxin-responsive protein SAUR76-like yields the protein MAKGGLSKLKCMIKRWHSSSRISRTPSGSSARSHDGAGAAVGFALEDSWRRGVAASSVVAIGGGGGRGSASFHHGADSVPPGLHPVYVGKSRRRYLIAADLVGHPLFQNLVDRSGGAGVGAGGGTVVGCEVVLFEHLLWMLENADPQPESLDELVEYYAC from the coding sequence ATGGCGAAGGGCGGGCTGAGCAAGCTCAAGTGCATGATCAAGAGGTGGCACTCCTCGAGCCGGATCTCGCGCACGCCGTCGGGCAGCTCGGCGCGCTCgcacgacggcgccggcgccgccgtcggcttCGCCTTGGAGGACTCGTGGCGGCGGGGCGTCGCGGCCTCGTCCGTTGTCGCCataggcggaggcggcggcagggggtcGGCGTCGTTCCACCACGGCGCAGACAGCGTGCCCCCGGGCCTCCACCCGGTGTACGTGGGCAAGTCGCGCCGCCGCTACCTCATCGCCGCGGACCTCGTCGGCCACCCCCTGTTCCAGAACCTCGTCGACCgctcgggcggcgccggcgtcggagcTGGCGGCGGGACCGTCGTGGGCTGCGAGGTCGTGCTGTTCGAGCACCTCCTCTGGATGCTCGAGAACGCCGACCCGCAGCCGGAGTCGCTCGACGAGCTCGTCGAGTACTACGCGTGCTGA
- the LOC120696068 gene encoding uncharacterized protein LOC120696068, with amino-acid sequence MYNADRRSKEFIDGLHYFLSVAEANKQNGFMCCPCVHCNNNKDYSSSRILHSHIFANGFMKKYVCWTKHGEQGVTMEDNEEEDFDDHFPGNAGIGAFDDDIPMEEPEVDVAENDPSDDLGQALHNVQADCESETERLKFQKLLEDHHKLLYPDCQNGFKKLGTTLELLQWKATNGVSDKGFGELLKLVKKMLPKDNELPATTYEAKQLVCPLGLEVQKIHACPNDCILYRGEYENLDACPVCSALRYKIRKDDPGDVEGEPPRKRVPAKVMWYLPIIPRLKRLFRNKDNAKLMRWHKEERKKDSMLRHPADGSQWRKIDRTYPKFDLDARNIRFGLSTDGMNPFVLIPGPKQPGNDIDVYLRPLVEELLLLWGDEGVRMWDEYKQENFNLRALLFVTINDWPALSNLSGHSNKGYKACTHCLDDTDNIWLTHCKKVVYMGHRRFLPIRHAVRKKGKHFKGQADHRTKPMHRSGKDVFNMVKDLEVVFGKGSGSQPVPNENGMAPMWKKKSIFWELPYWEVLDRDNGRQYLSPASYTLSKEEKETMFDCLSSIKVPSGYSSNIKGILNLAEKKFTNLKSHDCHVLMTELLPVVLRGILPDNVRLTIVKICAFLNAVSQKIIDPENLIKLQNDVVQCLVGFELIFPPSFFNIMTHLLVHLVKEIDILGPVFLHNMFPFERFMGVLKKCVRNRARPEGSIASAYGTEEVIDFCVDFIDDLKLIGVPESRYEGRLSGKGTLGKKSYVCTDDFSFKKAHYTVLQQSSLVDPYIEEHKKILLSNFPEKGPSWNILTYQGYEINGNTFYTIAQDKKSTNQNSGVRMDATDNNGKKDTYYGYIEEIWELDYGPNFKVPLFRCQWVKLSGGGVTKDEYGMTIVDLNNLGYRDEPFVLAQDVAQVFYIKDMSSKPKKGINKQKDEPKRHIVLSGKRNIVGVEDKTDFSEEYNNFVAIPPFEVNADPCILLANDDAPYLRRDHNQGTFVK; translated from the exons atgtacaatgctgaccgacgttcgaaagaattcattgatggcctgcattattttttgtctgtggctgaggcaaacaagcagaatggttttatgtgctgcccgtgtgttcattgcaacaataacaaggattactcatcttcaagaatcctacacagccacattttcgcaaatggtttcatgaaaaagtatgtttgttggacgaagcacggagaacagggggttaccatggaagacaatgaagaagaagattttgacgaccactttcccgggaatgctggaatcggtgcattcgatgacgatattcccatggaagagcccgaagtagatgtagcagaaaatgatcccagcgacgatctggggcaagcattgcacaatgtgcaggcagactgtgagagtgaaacggagaggttgaagttccagaagttgttagaggaccaccataagttgttgtacccagattgtcaaaatggatttaagaaacttggcaccaccttggagttgctgcaatggaaggcgacaaatggtgtatccgacaagggatttggtgaattactcaaacttgttaaaaaaatgcttcctaaggacaatgaattgcctgccacaacgtatgaagccaaacaacttgtttgccctttgggactggaagtgcaaaagatacatgcatgccccaacgactgcatcctctaccgaggcgagtacgagaatttggatgcatgtcccgtatgcagtgcattgcgttacaagattagaaaagatgatcctggagatgtcgagggagagcctccccggaagagagttcctgcgaaggtcatgtggtatttgcctataataccacgtttgaagcgtctgtttagaaataaagataatgctaagttgatgcgatggcacaaagaggaacgcaagaaagactcgatgttgagacaccccgctgatgggtcgcagtggagaaaaatagatagaacgtaccctaaatttgatttggatgcgagaaacataaggttcggtttgagtacggatggcatgaatccttttg tgcttatcccgggtccaaagcagcccggaaatgacattgatgtgtacctaagaccattggtcgaagaactcttattgctctggggcgatgaaggtgtacggatgtgggatgaatacaaacaggaaaacttcaacctacgagcattgctgttcgtaacgatcaatgactggcctgctcttagtaacttgtcaggacattcgaacaagggatacaaagcatgcacacactgtttagatgataccgataatatatggttgactcactgtaagaaggttgtatacatgggtcatcgtcggtttcttcccatcaggcatgcggtacgaaagaagggcaagcatttcaaaggccaagcggaccaccgaacaaaaccgatgcaccgtagtggtaaagatgtcttcaacatggtaaaagatctagaagttgtttttggaaagggatctggtagccaacctgttccgaacgaaaatggaatggcgcccatgtggaagaagaaatctatattttgggagctaccatattgggaagtcttagat cgagataatggacgacaatacttaagtcctgccagctatactcttagcaaggaagagaaagaaaccatgtttgactgcttgagcagtataaaggttccatctggatactcatccaatataaaaggaatcttaaatttggcagagaagaaatttacaaatctcaagtcccatgactgccatgtgcttatgaccgaacttcttccggttgtgctgcgggggattctgcctgataacgtccggttaaccatcgtgaagatatgtgccttcctcaacgcagtttctcagaagataattgacccggagaatttgataaagctgcaaaacgatgtggtgcaatgtcttgttggctttgagctgatatttccaccatctttcttcaacatcatgacacatcttctagtgcaccttgtcaaagagattgatattctcggaccagtatttctacacaacatgttcccattcgaaaggttcatgggggtactcaagaaatgtgttcgtaatagagctcgtccagaaggaagcatcgccagtgcctacggaactgaggaggtcattgacttttgtgttgactttattgatgaccttaaactgattggagtccctgaatcgcgatatgaggggagactatctggaaagggtacattaggaaagaaatcttatgtctgcacagatgatttctcattcaagaaagcgcattatacggttcttcaacaatcatccttggttgacccatatatcgaggaacacaagaaaattctgctctccaatttcccggaaaa gggaccatcttggaatatcttaacataccaagggtacgagataaatggaaacacattttatacgatagcccaagataaaaagagtaccaaccaaaacagcggtgttcgtatggatgccacggacaataatggaaaaaaagacacatattacggctacattgaagagatatgggagctggattacggtcccaatttcaaggtgcctctatttcgttgccaatgggttaagctatctggaggaggggtaacaaaagatgagtatgggatgacaatagttgatctcaacaatcttgggtatagagacgagccatttgtcctagcccaggatgtcgctcaggttttctacattaaggacatgtccagcaagccaaagaaggggatcaacaagcaaaaggatgagcctaagcgacacatagttctatcaggaaagagaaacatcgttggagtggaggacaagacagacttttcagaagaatataataattttgttgccattccacctttcgaagtaaatgctgatccatgcatcctgctagccaatgatgatgctccatacttgcgccgtgatcataatcaagggacatttgtgaag